One stretch of Tenuifilum sp. 4138str DNA includes these proteins:
- a CDS encoding tetratricopeptide repeat protein: protein MRSFRFFLLNMLIATYFSAVSYSQDWNTIFTLETDAEFYMAEGNFSKAADTYVKALKKFPESANLKFKIGYCLLKTPDRKSEAISYLEEAVMKISDKYDAKSLKEPNAPPEALYHLGLSYMYQNDFDNALKSFREYQGYIKPKDEQAKLMAEHAIASCENAKKFQKSPIGIKYNRLGPDFNNENDNFNAVVSGDGSTLAYTTRTSSGNKIFVAKKGEDGLWAKPVDITRNLGSKNLTTSYLSYEGTELYLIENDPRNSEIVVSFLQKRKWSSPVKAAKPINSKFNETHVCVTRDGNTVYFTSDRKGGQGGYDIWVSTINNGRWSDPINLGPNVNTPFDEATPFLSPDEKYLFFSSQGHNTMGGFDVFFTNLQGSPNVKNAGYPLNTTDDEIFYFPTTLSSGYIAKFSPDGFGKLDIAEVEIIPMVDVKLNLMLADNAPLDKYYNVNVTNNSTGEVVEKQSVKGKTQLSLKVKPGDYTVTAQGEGFEETKTPLSIPAKPDKSEYQASLMLNPRVVQQPVAQLEPPKEEPKPEVKPEVKPEPKPEVKPEARATDKPKAVEPEPKKEPVVKQTPKKEPKPEVEKPKPEPKPAKALPPTPPPTAAPTPRMDFNKTSATRSLAKPTYSVQLMASLYPVDYNYFKLDSISVTISPDGYYRYSVGNTDNIKEIEELQQKVRAHGYSNVWVRINREHPGYTIQFLALQKPKSIKQFTELSDVMVYRGHDGVYRYCVGKYSTPEEASSDLAKITGLGYSGAFVRELGK from the coding sequence ATGCGCAGCTTTAGGTTTTTCCTTTTGAACATGCTTATTGCTACTTACTTTTCAGCTGTAAGTTACAGCCAGGATTGGAATACAATTTTCACATTGGAAACCGACGCTGAATTCTACATGGCTGAGGGAAACTTTTCTAAGGCAGCCGATACCTATGTAAAAGCCCTAAAAAAATTTCCTGAGAGTGCCAACCTTAAATTTAAAATAGGGTACTGCTTGCTCAAAACCCCCGACAGAAAATCGGAAGCCATTAGCTACCTTGAAGAGGCTGTAATGAAAATTTCGGATAAATATGATGCTAAATCGCTAAAGGAGCCCAACGCACCCCCTGAAGCTCTCTATCATCTTGGACTTTCCTACATGTATCAAAATGATTTTGACAATGCGCTAAAATCGTTCAGAGAGTATCAGGGTTACATTAAACCTAAAGATGAACAAGCTAAACTCATGGCCGAGCATGCAATAGCAAGCTGTGAAAATGCAAAGAAATTTCAAAAAAGCCCAATAGGCATTAAATACAACCGGTTAGGTCCTGATTTTAATAATGAAAACGACAACTTTAATGCTGTGGTATCGGGCGATGGAAGCACACTTGCTTACACTACACGCACCTCATCAGGTAACAAAATATTTGTTGCCAAAAAAGGAGAGGATGGCTTATGGGCTAAACCGGTTGACATAACCCGCAACCTGGGTAGTAAAAACCTGACCACATCATACCTATCGTATGAGGGAACTGAACTTTACCTCATAGAGAATGACCCTAGAAACTCGGAAATTGTTGTAAGCTTTTTACAGAAACGAAAATGGTCATCGCCCGTAAAGGCGGCCAAACCCATTAACTCAAAGTTCAACGAAACCCATGTTTGCGTTACCCGCGATGGGAATACCGTTTACTTTACTAGCGACCGCAAGGGCGGTCAGGGTGGATACGACATATGGGTTTCTACAATCAATAACGGCAGATGGAGCGACCCCATAAACCTTGGCCCCAACGTTAACACCCCTTTCGATGAGGCAACCCCATTCCTCTCACCCGATGAAAAGTATCTTTTTTTCAGCTCACAGGGGCACAATACCATGGGCGGATTCGATGTGTTTTTTACCAACCTACAAGGAAGTCCTAATGTTAAGAATGCAGGGTATCCTTTAAATACTACCGACGACGAAATCTTTTACTTTCCAACCACCTTATCATCGGGTTATATTGCAAAATTCAGTCCCGATGGTTTTGGGAAACTTGACATTGCCGAGGTTGAAATAATTCCCATGGTTGATGTTAAGCTTAACCTCATGCTTGCCGACAATGCTCCTCTGGATAAATACTACAACGTTAACGTTACAAATAATTCTACTGGTGAGGTAGTAGAAAAACAGTCAGTAAAAGGTAAAACACAGCTTAGCCTAAAGGTAAAACCCGGCGATTATACTGTAACTGCACAGGGCGAAGGCTTTGAGGAAACTAAAACCCCACTTAGCATTCCAGCCAAGCCCGATAAATCGGAATACCAGGCAAGCCTAATGTTAAACCCGAGAGTAGTTCAGCAGCCCGTTGCCCAGCTTGAACCCCCCAAGGAAGAACCTAAGCCCGAAGTTAAACCTGAGGTAAAACCTGAACCCAAACCTGAAGTAAAACCTGAGGCTAGAGCTACCGATAAACCTAAGGCTGTTGAACCCGAACCCAAAAAAGAACCGGTTGTTAAGCAAACCCCAAAAAAGGAGCCAAAACCTGAAGTTGAAAAACCAAAGCCTGAACCAAAGCCTGCAAAGGCTTTGCCCCCAACCCCTCCCCCAACAGCAGCACCAACACCCAGAATGGACTTCAATAAAACCTCAGCAACACGATCTCTTGCTAAGCCAACATACTCTGTACAGCTAATGGCCTCATTATATCCTGTGGACTATAATTACTTTAAGCTCGACAGCATTAGCGTAACCATTTCGCCCGATGGTTACTATAGGTATAGTGTAGGAAATACTGATAATATCAAAGAGATTGAAGAACTACAGCAGAAGGTTCGTGCTCACGGCTATAGCAACGTTTGGGTAAGAATAAATCGGGAACATCCGGGATATACCATTCAATTCCTAGCATTACAGAAGCCTAAAAGCATAAAGCAGTTTACTGAACTTTCCGATGTAATGGTTTACCGTGGACACGATGGAGTGTATCGTTACTGTGTTGGAAAGTATTCCACACCCGAAGAAGCCTCTTCGGACCTAGCCAAGATTACTGGATTAGGCTATTCAGGGGCATTTGTCCGTGAACTAGGGAAATAA
- a CDS encoding SpoIIE family protein phosphatase, translating into MSSKFFIEVNCQQKNHDEERICGDVFYSRRLQDEERTIIVLSDGMGHGVKANVLATLTSTMALNFTIEHKEVNTIAEIIMNTLPVCSVRKMSYSTFSIVDIDHNGETRILEYDNPQCLIMRGTEELEPEWQCIILNSEKNAGKELKFCSFVPQKEDRIILWTDGVAQSGLGSADYPFGWGDEAREFVKRMVKNEPDISARKLSTKVVNMASLNDGYHPKDDTSCVTIYFRNPRKLLICTGPPYEKENDTKLAKIFDTFEGKKAICGATTVDIIARELKRSVEDSLEFTDPDLPPISQMEGADLVTEGILTLSKVNTILESYNENTNLGKGPADELVKLILESDSIEFVIGTCINVAHQDPNLPVELEIRRTVVKRIANILQDKFLKEVKLQFL; encoded by the coding sequence ATGTCGAGTAAATTTTTCATAGAGGTAAACTGCCAGCAAAAGAATCACGACGAGGAGCGTATTTGTGGCGACGTTTTCTACTCGCGCAGGTTACAGGATGAGGAGCGCACCATAATTGTGCTATCCGATGGCATGGGGCATGGTGTTAAGGCAAATGTACTGGCCACCCTCACTTCAACCATGGCACTTAACTTCACCATAGAGCATAAGGAAGTTAACACCATCGCTGAAATTATTATGAATACCCTTCCGGTTTGCTCAGTCCGTAAAATGAGTTACTCTACATTTTCCATTGTTGATATTGACCACAACGGCGAAACTCGCATACTGGAGTACGACAACCCTCAATGCCTGATCATGCGCGGAACCGAGGAACTTGAACCCGAGTGGCAATGCATAATCCTTAACAGCGAAAAAAATGCGGGTAAGGAGCTAAAGTTCTGCTCGTTTGTTCCGCAAAAGGAAGACCGAATAATCCTTTGGACCGATGGAGTTGCTCAATCCGGGCTGGGCTCAGCCGATTACCCTTTCGGCTGGGGCGATGAGGCGCGCGAATTTGTGAAACGAATGGTTAAAAACGAACCCGATATTTCGGCCCGGAAGCTAAGCACCAAGGTGGTAAATATGGCCAGCCTAAACGATGGATATCATCCAAAGGATGATACCTCGTGTGTAACAATATACTTCCGTAACCCCAGAAAACTCCTGATTTGCACTGGCCCACCGTACGAAAAGGAGAACGACACCAAGCTTGCCAAGATATTTGACACCTTTGAGGGGAAAAAGGCAATTTGCGGAGCTACCACCGTTGATATCATTGCCAGGGAGCTAAAACGAAGTGTTGAGGATAGCTTAGAATTTACCGATCCTGATTTACCTCCAATTAGCCAAATGGAGGGAGCCGATCTTGTTACCGAAGGTATTTTAACCCTTAGCAAGGTTAACACCATTCTTGAATCGTATAACGAGAACACAAACCTTGGCAAAGGCCCTGCCGATGAACTTGTTAAACTTATTTTGGAAAGCGATAGCATTGAATTTGTGATTGGCACCTGTATAAACGTTGCACATCAAGATCCCAACTTACCTGTTGAACTGGAAATACGAAGGACTGTGGTAAAGCGAATTGCCAATATACTTCAGGATAAGTTCTTAAAGGAGGTTAAACTCCAGTTCCTATAG